In one window of Streptomyces kaniharaensis DNA:
- a CDS encoding NADP-dependent oxidoreductase, with product MSTAITFSEYGAPELLRLSDVATPQPGPGQVRIRVRAAAVNPIDVRIRAGIMQGFFPVEFPHVPGWDVAGVVDEAGEGAGFAVGDEVFGVASAGGYSEYALLDHPVAKPQGLSFETAAGMITVGEAAYRGLQHLGAEAGRTLLVHGAGGSVGTIAVQLAVARGITVIGTAAEQDLERLGGLGATAVRYGEGWVERVKAAAPDGVDFVFDASGAGVLADSVALVGDAGRVITIADPSFAQYGVRFTGMDPEDRFPEALPQLADLIVAGRLDVPVWRAYPLAEAATAHADIEARRNQGKIVLLP from the coding sequence ATGTCCACTGCCATCACCTTCTCCGAGTACGGCGCGCCCGAGCTGCTGCGGCTGTCGGACGTCGCCACGCCGCAGCCGGGCCCCGGCCAGGTCCGGATCAGGGTCCGGGCGGCCGCCGTGAACCCGATCGACGTGCGGATCCGCGCCGGGATCATGCAGGGCTTCTTCCCCGTGGAGTTCCCGCACGTGCCGGGCTGGGACGTGGCCGGTGTGGTCGACGAGGCCGGCGAGGGCGCGGGCTTCGCGGTCGGCGACGAGGTGTTCGGCGTCGCCTCGGCCGGCGGCTACAGCGAGTACGCGCTGCTCGACCACCCGGTGGCCAAGCCGCAGGGGCTGTCCTTCGAGACCGCGGCCGGCATGATCACGGTCGGCGAGGCCGCCTACCGCGGCCTGCAGCACCTCGGCGCCGAGGCGGGCCGCACGCTGCTGGTCCACGGCGCCGGCGGCAGCGTCGGCACCATCGCCGTCCAACTGGCCGTCGCCCGCGGCATCACCGTGATCGGCACCGCCGCCGAGCAGGACCTGGAGCGGCTGGGCGGCCTCGGCGCCACCGCCGTCCGCTACGGCGAAGGCTGGGTCGAGCGGGTGAAGGCCGCCGCCCCCGACGGGGTGGACTTCGTCTTCGACGCCTCCGGTGCGGGCGTGCTCGCCGACTCCGTCGCCCTGGTCGGCGACGCGGGCAGGGTCATCACCATCGCCGACCCGTCGTTCGCCCAGTACGGCGTGCGGTTCACCGGCATGGACCCCGAGGACCGCTTCCCCGAGGCCCTGCCGCAGCTGGCCGACCTGATCGTCGCCGGCAGGCTCGACGTCCCCGTCTGGCGCGCCTACCCGCTGGCCGAGGCCGCGACGGCCCACGCCGACATCGAGGCCCGCCGCAACCAGGGCAAGATCGTCCTCCTGCCCTGA
- a CDS encoding TetR/AcrR family transcriptional regulator: protein MPPTPVHRRQPALSNPRVQRTRTRILTVARELLPEVGPAGLTYALLAERADVTRQTLYRHWPSRAALLFDLILEGPDLGTYPRPGSDVRAVATAWLKSLRDGISDPAIRTAVLAVTAQADHDPDSAQALVRIGEDRRAALNELLEPSGVQITGDEHTLLYGPVLARLFLDRGQATDAFIDTVVTQWLTTLRHTGTLPATDDPAGS, encoded by the coding sequence ATGCCGCCCACGCCCGTTCATCGCCGCCAGCCGGCCCTGAGCAACCCGCGCGTCCAGCGCACCCGCACCCGGATCCTCACGGTGGCGCGCGAACTGCTGCCCGAGGTCGGCCCCGCGGGGCTGACGTACGCGCTGCTGGCCGAACGGGCCGACGTCACCCGCCAGACCCTCTACCGGCACTGGCCCAGCCGCGCCGCCCTGCTCTTCGACCTCATCCTCGAAGGCCCCGACCTCGGCACCTACCCCCGACCCGGCAGCGACGTGCGCGCCGTGGCCACCGCCTGGCTGAAGAGCCTGCGCGACGGCATCAGCGACCCCGCCATCCGCACCGCCGTCCTCGCCGTCACCGCCCAGGCCGACCACGACCCCGACAGCGCCCAGGCCCTGGTCCGCATCGGCGAGGACCGCCGCGCCGCCCTGAACGAGCTCCTCGAACCCTCCGGCGTCCAGATCACCGGCGACGAGCACACCCTGCTCTACGGGCCCGTCCTCGCCCGCCTGTTCCTCGACCGCGGCCAGGCCACCGACGCCTTCATCGACACCGTCGTCACCCAGTGGCTCACCACATTGCGGCACACGGGCACCCTGCCGGCGACGGACGACCCGGCCGGCAGCTGA